From Streptomyces sp. NBC_00683, one genomic window encodes:
- a CDS encoding proline--tRNA ligase, protein MAQVQRMSRLMIKTLRDDPADAETLNHKLLVRAGYVRRTAAGIWSWLPLGKKVLENITRVVREEMDAIGGQEVLLPALLPKEAYEASGRYDEYGDLLFRLKDRKGADYLLGPTHEEIFTQIVKDMCSSYKDLPVILYQIQTKYRDEARPRAGVLRGREFQMKDSYSFDTTDEGLAEAYRLHRAAYIRIFERLGLDHRIVSAVSGAMGGSASEEFLAPAPAGEDTFVDCPNCDYAANTEAVTFKATPVDGSAVAPVEELDTPDTPTIETLAAHLGVPASATLKNLLVKVDGEIVAVGVPGDREVDLGKLGEHLAPAVVELVTAEDFVGRPDLVRGYVGPQGLEKVRYIADPRVTSGTAWITGANKEGKHAKNVVAGRDFEVDDYLDVVVVEAGDPCPECGTGLQVDRAIEIGHIFQLGRKYADIFNLDVLGQQGKPVRVTMGSYGIGVSRAVAALAEQTADDKGLCWPREIAPADVHVVAAGKALQTELALEVSEKLNAAGLRVLVDDRAGVSPGVKFTDSELIGVPKILVAGRRSAEGVLELKDRRTGEREELTVDEAIARLTEQG, encoded by the coding sequence ATGGCCCAGGTCCAGCGCATGTCCCGATTGATGATCAAGACACTGCGCGATGACCCGGCCGACGCCGAGACGCTCAACCACAAGCTCCTCGTCCGGGCCGGATACGTACGTCGCACCGCCGCCGGAATCTGGTCCTGGCTCCCGCTCGGCAAGAAGGTCCTGGAGAACATCACCCGCGTCGTCCGCGAGGAGATGGACGCCATCGGCGGCCAGGAGGTCCTGCTGCCCGCGCTCCTGCCCAAGGAGGCCTACGAGGCGAGCGGCCGGTACGACGAGTACGGCGACCTGCTGTTCCGCCTCAAGGACCGCAAGGGTGCCGACTACCTCCTCGGCCCCACCCACGAGGAGATCTTCACCCAGATCGTCAAGGACATGTGCTCGTCCTACAAGGACCTGCCCGTGATCCTGTACCAGATCCAGACCAAGTACCGCGACGAGGCCCGTCCCCGCGCCGGTGTGCTGCGCGGCCGTGAGTTCCAGATGAAGGACTCGTACTCCTTCGACACCACCGACGAGGGCCTCGCCGAGGCGTACCGGCTCCACCGCGCCGCGTACATCCGGATCTTCGAGCGCCTCGGCCTCGACCACCGCATCGTCTCGGCCGTCTCCGGAGCCATGGGCGGCTCGGCGTCCGAGGAGTTCCTGGCGCCCGCCCCGGCCGGCGAGGACACCTTCGTCGACTGCCCGAACTGCGACTACGCCGCCAACACGGAGGCCGTGACCTTCAAGGCCACGCCCGTCGACGGTTCCGCGGTCGCCCCCGTCGAGGAGCTGGACACCCCCGACACCCCGACCATCGAGACCCTCGCCGCCCACCTCGGCGTCCCGGCCTCCGCCACCCTGAAGAACCTCCTGGTCAAGGTCGACGGCGAGATCGTGGCCGTGGGCGTGCCCGGCGACCGCGAGGTCGACCTCGGCAAGCTCGGCGAGCACCTCGCCCCCGCGGTCGTCGAGCTCGTCACCGCCGAGGACTTCGTGGGCCGCCCCGACCTGGTGCGCGGCTACGTCGGCCCGCAGGGCCTGGAGAAGGTCCGCTACATCGCCGACCCCCGCGTCACCTCCGGCACCGCCTGGATCACGGGCGCCAACAAGGAGGGCAAGCACGCGAAGAACGTCGTCGCGGGCCGCGACTTCGAGGTCGACGACTACCTCGACGTCGTCGTCGTCGAGGCGGGCGACCCCTGCCCCGAGTGCGGCACCGGCCTCCAGGTGGACCGCGCCATCGAGATCGGCCACATCTTCCAGCTCGGCCGCAAGTACGCCGACATCTTCAACCTCGACGTCCTCGGCCAGCAGGGCAAGCCCGTCCGCGTCACGATGGGCTCGTACGGCATCGGCGTCTCCCGCGCGGTGGCCGCACTCGCCGAGCAGACCGCCGACGACAAGGGCCTGTGCTGGCCCCGCGAGATCGCCCCGGCCGACGTGCACGTCGTCGCCGCGGGCAAGGCGCTCCAGACCGAACTGGCCCTCGAGGTCTCCGAGAAGCTGAACGCCGCGGGCCTGCGCGTCCTGGTCGACGACCGCGCCGGAGTCTCGCCCGGCGTCAAGTTCACCGACTCCGAGCTCATCGGTGTCCCGAAGATCCTTGTCGCCGGCCGCCGTTCGGCCGAGGGCGTCCTGGAGCTGAAGGACCGCCGCACGGGCGAGCGCGAGGAGCTCACCGTCGACGAGGCGATCGCCCGCCTGACCGAACAGGGCTGA
- the ispG gene encoding flavodoxin-dependent (E)-4-hydroxy-3-methylbut-2-enyl-diphosphate synthase: protein MTAISLGMPAVPTKLADRRVSRQIQVGSVAVGGDAPVSVQSMTTTRTSDIGATLQQIAELTASGCQIVRVACPTQDDADALSTIARKSQIPVIADIHFQPKYVFAAIDAGCAAVRVNPGNIKQFDDKVKEIAKAAGDAGTPIRIGVNAGSLDARLLKKYGKATPEALVESALWEASLFEEHGFRDIKISVKHNDPVVMVNAYRLLAAQSDYPLHLGVTEAGPAFQGTIKSAVAFGALLSEGIGDTIRVSLSAPPAEEVKVGLQILEALNLKQRRLEIVSCPSCGRAQVDVYKLADQVSAGLEGMEVPLRVAVMGCVVNGPGEAREADLGVASGNGKGQIFVKGEVIKTVPESKIVETLIEEAMKIAEQMEKDGIASGEPQVSIAG, encoded by the coding sequence ATGACTGCGATTTCTCTCGGAATGCCGGCCGTTCCGACCAAGCTCGCCGACCGACGGGTCAGCCGTCAGATCCAGGTCGGGTCGGTGGCGGTCGGTGGGGACGCACCGGTGTCGGTGCAGTCGATGACGACGACGCGTACGTCGGACATCGGTGCGACGTTGCAGCAGATCGCGGAGCTGACTGCGTCGGGTTGTCAGATCGTGCGGGTGGCGTGTCCGACGCAGGATGACGCGGATGCGCTGTCGACGATCGCCCGGAAGTCGCAGATCCCGGTGATCGCGGATATTCATTTCCAGCCGAAGTACGTGTTCGCGGCGATCGACGCGGGCTGTGCGGCGGTGCGGGTGAACCCGGGCAACATCAAGCAGTTCGACGACAAGGTCAAGGAGATCGCGAAGGCGGCCGGTGATGCCGGTACGCCGATCCGGATCGGTGTGAACGCCGGCTCCCTGGACGCGCGACTGCTGAAGAAGTACGGCAAGGCGACGCCGGAGGCTCTGGTGGAGTCGGCGCTGTGGGAGGCGTCGCTGTTCGAGGAGCACGGCTTCCGGGACATCAAGATCTCGGTGAAGCACAACGACCCGGTCGTGATGGTGAACGCCTACCGTCTGCTGGCGGCGCAGTCCGACTACCCGCTGCACCTGGGTGTGACCGAGGCCGGCCCCGCGTTCCAGGGGACGATCAAGTCCGCGGTGGCGTTCGGTGCGCTGCTCTCCGAGGGGATCGGGGACACGATCCGCGTCTCGCTGTCGGCTCCGCCGGCGGAGGAGGTCAAGGTCGGTCTGCAGATCCTCGAGGCGCTGAATCTGAAGCAGCGGCGTCTGGAGATCGTGTCGTGCCCGTCGTGCGGGCGTGCGCAGGTGGATGTGTACAAGCTGGCCGACCAGGTCAGTGCGGGGCTGGAGGGCATGGAGGTCCCGCTGCGGGTCGCCGTGATGGGCTGCGTCGTGAACGGTCCCGGCGAGGCCCGTGAGGCGGACCTGGGTGTGGCGTCCGGAAACGGCAAGGGCCAGATCTTCGTGAAGGGCGAGGTCATCAAGACCGTCCCGGAGTCGAAGATCGTGGAGACCCTCATCGAGGAAGCCATGAAGATCGCGGAGCAGATGGAGAAGGACGGCATCGCCTCCGGCGAGCCCCAGGTCTCCATCGCGGGCTGA
- a CDS encoding ferritin-like domain-containing protein, with translation MTEGAGQEAGRTDEAGQTALPAAQAALAAEHAAVYGYGVLGGRLEGRRRTEATAAYDAHRARRDALVRRVRDLGGAPVAADAAYALPFAVRDPAAAVRFAALLEDRIAGVYSDLVRAALGPLRQEAAAALREAAVRSVRWRGTGVAFPGLAEKAAARPSDKTADAGAAAVTH, from the coding sequence ATGACCGAAGGGGCCGGGCAGGAAGCCGGGCGGACCGACGAGGCCGGGCAGACGGCCCTGCCGGCGGCGCAGGCCGCGCTCGCCGCCGAGCACGCCGCCGTGTACGGGTACGGGGTGCTGGGCGGCCGGCTGGAGGGCCGCCGCCGTACCGAGGCCACGGCGGCGTACGACGCCCACCGGGCCCGGCGCGACGCCCTGGTACGCAGGGTCCGCGACCTGGGCGGTGCTCCGGTGGCGGCCGACGCCGCGTACGCTCTGCCGTTCGCGGTACGGGATCCGGCGGCGGCGGTGCGGTTCGCCGCCCTGCTGGAGGACCGGATCGCGGGCGTCTACTCCGATCTCGTACGCGCCGCCCTCGGGCCCCTGCGGCAGGAGGCCGCGGCTGCTCTGCGGGAGGCCGCAGTGCGGTCGGTGCGCTGGCGCGGCACCGGCGTAGCCTTTCCGGGGCTCGCCGAGAAGGCCGCCGCACGCCCGTCGGACAAGACCGCCGATGCCGGCGCCGCGGCTGTCACGCACTGA
- the infB gene encoding translation initiation factor IF-2 has protein sequence MAKVRVYELAKEFGVESKVVMAKLQELGEFVRSASSTIEAPVVRKLTDALQGPGGNAGKSAAKPGAPRKAAPVKPAAPSPAAAARPAAPKPGAPAPKPAAAEAPASSTPAAPSAPSAGPRPGPKPAPKAAPVTPVPAAEFSAPAPAQPAAPQQPQAPRPAGATPGPRPARPAPAGGQRDGGRGGERGGDRPARPAGQGAPRPGGARPAGPRPGNNPFTSGGSTGMARPGAPRPGGAPRPGGGQERPGAPRPQGGSGGPGGAPRPQGQGGARPSPGGMPRPQSPRPGGAPAGNRPNPGMMPQRPAAAPRPGGGPGGGGRGPGAGGGRPGGGGGAGRPGGGGFAGRPAGPGGGGGGFAGRPGGPGGGGGAGRPGGGGGFGGRPGFGGRPGGPGARGGTQGAFGRPGGPARRGRKSKRQRRQEYEAMQAPSVGGVMLPRGNGQAVRLSRGASLTDFAEKINANPASLVGVMMNLGEMVTATQSVSDETLKMLADEMNFVLEIVSPEEEDRELLESFDIEFGEDEGGEEALVSRPPVVTVMGHVDHGKTRLLDAIRKTNVIAGEAGGITQHIGAYQVGAEVNGEDRRITFIDTPGHEAFTAMRARGAKSTDIAILVVAANDGVMPQTIEALNHAKAADVPIVVAVNKIDVEGADPTKVRGQLTEFGLVAEEYGGDTMFVDISAKQGLNIEALLEAVVLTADASLDLRANPEQDAQGIAIESHLDRGRGAVATVLVQRGTLRVGDTMVVGDAYGRVRAMLDDKGENVEEAGPSTPVLVLGLTNVPGAGDNFLVVDEDRTARQIAEKRAARERNANFARKGVRFSLENLDEALKAGLVQELNLIIKGDASGSVEALESSLLQLDVGEEVDIRVLHRGVGAVTESDIDLATGSDAIVIGFNVRAAGRAAQMADREGVDVRYYSVIYQAIEEIEAALKGMLKPEYEEVELGTAEIREIFRSSKLGNIAGVLVRSGEVKRNTKARLLRDGKVIAESLNISGLRRFKDDVTEIREGYEGGINLGNFNDIKIDDVIATYEMREKPRG, from the coding sequence GTGGCTAAGGTCCGGGTATACGAACTCGCCAAGGAGTTCGGGGTTGAGAGCAAGGTCGTCATGGCCAAGCTCCAAGAACTCGGTGAATTCGTCCGTTCGGCGTCCTCGACGATCGAGGCGCCGGTTGTACGCAAATTGACTGACGCACTGCAGGGTCCCGGCGGCAACGCCGGCAAGTCCGCTGCAAAGCCTGGCGCGCCCCGCAAGGCCGCCCCCGTGAAGCCCGCAGCGCCCTCCCCGGCCGCTGCGGCACGTCCTGCTGCCCCCAAGCCCGGCGCACCGGCCCCCAAGCCGGCCGCTGCCGAGGCCCCGGCGAGCAGCACCCCCGCAGCACCTTCCGCGCCGTCTGCGGGCCCGCGTCCGGGTCCGAAGCCCGCGCCCAAGGCTGCCCCGGTCACCCCGGTGCCCGCCGCCGAGTTCTCGGCTCCGGCACCGGCCCAGCCGGCCGCACCCCAGCAGCCGCAGGCCCCGCGTCCCGCGGGTGCCACCCCCGGTCCCCGCCCCGCCCGTCCGGCTCCGGCCGGCGGTCAGCGTGACGGTGGCCGCGGTGGCGAGCGCGGCGGCGACCGTCCGGCACGTCCCGCAGGCCAGGGCGCACCCCGCCCCGGTGGCGCGCGTCCGGCGGGTCCCCGTCCGGGTAACAACCCGTTCACCTCCGGTGGCTCCACCGGCATGGCGCGCCCCGGCGCGCCCCGTCCCGGCGGCGCCCCGCGTCCCGGCGGCGGTCAGGAGCGCCCCGGCGCTCCGCGTCCGCAGGGCGGCTCGGGTGGCCCCGGTGGCGCACCGCGCCCGCAGGGCCAGGGTGGTGCCCGTCCGTCTCCGGGCGGCATGCCCCGTCCGCAGTCCCCGCGTCCGGGCGGTGCCCCCGCGGGTAACCGTCCGAACCCGGGCATGATGCCGCAGCGTCCCGCTGCGGCCCCGCGTCCCGGCGGTGGCCCCGGCGGCGGCGGGCGTGGTCCCGGTGCCGGTGGCGGTCGTCCCGGTGGCGGTGGCGGCGCAGGTCGTCCCGGTGGCGGCGGCTTCGCCGGCCGTCCGGCCGGTCCCGGTGGTGGCGGCGGCGGCTTCGCCGGCCGTCCCGGTGGTCCCGGTGGCGGTGGCGGCGCAGGCCGTCCCGGTGGTGGCGGCGGCTTCGGCGGTCGTCCCGGCTTCGGTGGACGTCCCGGCGGCCCGGGTGCCCGTGGTGGCACACAGGGTGCGTTCGGCCGTCCCGGCGGTCCCGCGCGTCGTGGCCGTAAGTCGAAGAGGCAGAGGCGCCAGGAGTACGAGGCCATGCAGGCCCCGTCGGTGGGCGGCGTCATGCTGCCCCGTGGCAACGGACAGGCTGTCCGGCTGTCGCGCGGTGCTTCCCTCACCGACTTCGCCGAGAAGATCAACGCCAACCCGGCGTCGCTCGTCGGCGTGATGATGAACCTCGGCGAGATGGTCACTGCCACGCAGTCCGTCTCCGACGAGACGCTGAAGATGCTCGCGGACGAGATGAACTTCGTCCTGGAGATCGTCAGCCCCGAGGAGGAGGACCGCGAGCTGCTCGAGTCCTTCGACATCGAGTTCGGCGAGGACGAGGGCGGCGAAGAGGCCCTGGTCTCCCGTCCGCCGGTCGTGACCGTCATGGGTCACGTCGACCACGGTAAGACCCGACTGCTGGACGCGATCCGCAAGACGAACGTCATTGCGGGCGAGGCCGGCGGCATCACGCAGCACATCGGTGCGTACCAGGTCGGCGCCGAGGTCAATGGCGAGGACCGCAGGATCACCTTCATCGACACCCCGGGTCACGAGGCGTTCACCGCCATGCGTGCACGTGGTGCGAAGTCCACCGACATCGCGATCCTCGTGGTGGCGGCGAACGACGGTGTGATGCCCCAGACGATCGAGGCGCTGAACCACGCCAAGGCGGCCGACGTGCCGATCGTGGTCGCGGTCAACAAGATCGACGTCGAGGGTGCGGACCCGACCAAGGTGCGCGGTCAGCTCACCGAGTTCGGTCTGGTGGCCGAGGAGTACGGCGGCGACACGATGTTCGTCGACATCTCCGCCAAGCAGGGCCTCAACATCGAGGCTCTTCTGGAGGCCGTCGTCCTCACCGCCGACGCCTCGCTCGACCTGCGGGCCAACCCGGAGCAGGACGCGCAGGGTATTGCGATCGAGTCCCACCTCGACCGCGGCCGCGGTGCCGTTGCGACCGTCCTGGTCCAGCGAGGCACGCTGCGGGTCGGCGACACGATGGTGGTCGGCGACGCGTACGGCCGAGTCCGCGCGATGCTCGACGACAAGGGCGAGAACGTCGAGGAAGCGGGTCCCTCGACCCCCGTCCTCGTGCTGGGTCTCACCAATGTCCCGGGTGCCGGCGACAACTTCCTGGTCGTCGACGAGGACCGTACGGCCCGTCAGATCGCCGAGAAGCGTGCCGCTCGTGAGCGCAACGCCAACTTCGCCCGCAAGGGTGTCCGGTTCTCCCTGGAGAACCTGGACGAGGCGCTCAAGGCCGGTCTGGTCCAGGAGCTCAACCTCATCATCAAGGGCGACGCGTCCGGTTCGGTGGAGGCTCTCGAGTCCTCGCTGCTCCAGCTCGACGTCGGTGAAGAGGTCGACATCCGGGTCCTGCACCGCGGTGTGGGTGCGGTCACCGAGTCGGACATCGACCTGGCGACCGGATCCGACGCCATCGTGATCGGCTTCAACGTGCGCGCCGCAGGGCGTGCCGCGCAGATGGCCGACCGCGAAGGTGTGGACGTCCGGTACTACTCGGTCATCTACCAGGCGATCGAAGAGATCGAAGCGGCCCTCAAGGGCATGCTCAAGCCGGAGTACGAAGAGGTCGAGCTCGGTACGGCGGAGATCCGCGAGATCTTCCGCTCGTCCAAGCTGGGCAACATCGCCGGTGTGCTGGTCCGGTCCGGCGAGGTCAAGCGCAACACCAAGGCGCGCCTGCTGCGTGATGGCAAGGTCATCGCGGAGAGCCTCAACATCTCCGGTCTGCGCCGCTTCAAGGACGACGTCACCGAGATCCGCGAAGGCTACGAGGGCGGTATCAACCTCGGAAACTTCAACGACATCAAGATCGACGACGTCATCGCGACGTACGAGATGCGCGAGAAGCCGCGAGGCTGA
- the nusA gene encoding transcription termination factor NusA yields MDIDVKLLKGLAQDKEIPFDVLVGAIEAALLIAYHRTDGSHRRARVELNERGHVTVWAKEDPADLEEGQEPKEFDDTPSGFGRIAATTAKQVILQRLRDAEDDKTFGEYAGHEGDVVTGLVQQGKDPKNVLVDIGKMEAILPVQEQVPGEEYKHGLRLRTYVVRVAKGVRGPSVTLSRTHPNLVKKLFALEVPEIADGSVVIEAIAREAGHRSKIAVRSTRAGLNPKGACIGPMGSRVRNVMAELHGEKIDIVDWSDDPAEMVANALSPARVSQVEVVDLAARSARVTVPDYQLSLAIGKEGQNARLAARLTGWRIDIRPDTETDAERDVADRERAERARERSERG; encoded by the coding sequence GTGGACATCGATGTGAAGCTTTTGAAGGGCTTGGCGCAGGACAAGGAGATCCCCTTCGACGTGCTCGTCGGGGCGATCGAGGCGGCCCTCCTCATCGCGTACCACCGCACCGACGGCAGCCACCGCCGGGCGCGGGTCGAGCTGAACGAGCGCGGCCACGTGACGGTGTGGGCCAAGGAGGATCCGGCCGACCTCGAGGAGGGCCAGGAGCCCAAGGAGTTCGACGACACCCCGTCCGGCTTCGGCCGTATCGCGGCGACCACCGCCAAGCAGGTCATCCTGCAGCGCCTGCGCGACGCCGAGGACGACAAGACGTTCGGCGAGTACGCGGGCCACGAGGGCGATGTCGTCACCGGCCTGGTCCAGCAGGGCAAGGACCCGAAGAACGTCCTCGTCGACATCGGCAAGATGGAAGCGATCCTGCCGGTGCAGGAGCAGGTGCCGGGCGAGGAGTACAAGCACGGTCTGCGGCTGCGCACGTACGTCGTACGGGTGGCCAAGGGCGTGCGCGGTCCGTCGGTGACCCTGTCGCGGACCCACCCCAACCTGGTGAAGAAGCTCTTCGCGCTGGAGGTCCCGGAGATCGCGGACGGTTCGGTGGTCATCGAGGCCATCGCCCGTGAGGCCGGACACCGCAGCAAGATCGCCGTGCGGTCCACCCGGGCCGGGCTGAACCCCAAGGGCGCCTGCATCGGCCCGATGGGCAGCCGTGTGCGCAATGTCATGGCCGAGCTGCACGGCGAGAAGATCGACATCGTGGACTGGTCGGACGACCCGGCCGAGATGGTCGCCAACGCGCTGTCACCCGCACGGGTGAGCCAGGTCGAGGTCGTGGACCTCGCCGCGCGCTCCGCCCGGGTCACCGTGCCCGACTACCAGCTGTCGCTGGCGATCGGCAAGGAGGGGCAGAACGCCCGCCTGGCGGCCCGCCTCACCGGCTGGCGCATCGACATCCGCCCGGACACCGAGACCGACGCCGAGCGGGACGTCGCCGACCGTGAGCGCGCCGAGCGCGCCCGGGAGCGGTCCGAGCGCGGCTGA
- a CDS encoding YlxR family protein encodes MSGRTHARACPERTCVGCRERAAKSELLRIVVDEGEVVPDPRGTLPGRGAYVHPVSVCLDLAVRRRAFPRAFKAKGPFDSAALQRFVERVTP; translated from the coding sequence GTGTCTGGCCGGACGCACGCCCGCGCTTGCCCCGAACGAACCTGTGTGGGATGCCGGGAGCGAGCGGCCAAGAGCGAGCTGCTGCGCATCGTGGTGGACGAGGGTGAAGTTGTCCCTGATCCACGCGGTACGCTGCCCGGCCGGGGTGCGTACGTGCACCCGGTCTCTGTCTGTCTCGACCTGGCGGTCCGCCGCCGGGCATTCCCCCGGGCCTTCAAGGCCAAGGGGCCGTTCGATTCCGCGGCACTGCAGCGGTTCGTCGAGCGGGTGACACCGTAA
- the rimP gene encoding ribosome maturation factor RimP, whose protein sequence is MSTTQSDRLRALIDPLVGAKELDLEEIEVSRAGRRRVLRVIVDSEDGVELDACAELSRAISETLDETDAMGEGEYVLEVSSPGADRPLTEHRHYVRAIGRLAKLGLNDGDELVARILAVDDEGLDLEVPGVKGRKPTSRRVAFDEIAKARVEIEFNRKDKKEEEA, encoded by the coding sequence ATGAGCACCACCCAGAGCGATAGGCTGCGCGCACTGATCGATCCGCTCGTCGGCGCCAAGGAGCTGGACCTCGAGGAGATCGAGGTGTCCAGGGCAGGCCGCCGCCGGGTTCTGCGGGTCATCGTGGATTCCGAGGACGGCGTGGAGCTCGACGCGTGCGCCGAGCTGAGCCGCGCGATCTCCGAGACGCTCGACGAGACCGACGCGATGGGTGAGGGCGAGTACGTCCTCGAAGTGAGCTCTCCGGGCGCCGACCGCCCGTTGACCGAGCACCGCCACTACGTACGCGCCATCGGCAGGCTGGCGAAGCTGGGCCTGAACGACGGCGACGAGCTGGTGGCCCGCATCCTCGCAGTCGACGACGAAGGGCTCGATCTCGAAGTGCCGGGCGTCAAGGGCCGCAAGCCCACGTCGCGCCGTGTCGCCTTCGACGAGATCGCCAAGGCGCGCGTGGAGATCGAATTCAACCGCAAGGACAAGAAGGAAGAGGAGGCGTAG
- a CDS encoding aminoglycoside phosphotransferase family protein, whose product MGFEPPQRLVRALGETYGDAAAADWLGQLPALTEEALSAAGHDVSADRVVAPGGRSSLALLVHRPDGTPAVLKIAPPGAEPSLERAALAHWNGWGAVELLAPEGGAAAGDSLLLERLHHEVSLRSLPEAKALLEASGTVRRLWIDPPAGHPFETVAERTARQAEPMRAAAAAEPELAGLVSAALAAREELVAHSPELLLLHGNFRQSKVLSGERAPWLAVGPEPLVGERAYDLARLVRDRVEDLIASPGGAVTARRRIKKLAESLELDQARLHGWTLFRAVESGTRALTAGRRQDGELTLEFAGWL is encoded by the coding sequence ATGGGTTTCGAACCGCCGCAGCGGCTGGTGCGAGCGCTCGGCGAGACGTACGGGGACGCGGCCGCCGCCGATTGGCTCGGGCAGCTCCCCGCACTCACCGAGGAGGCGCTGTCCGCGGCGGGTCATGATGTCTCGGCAGACCGGGTCGTGGCCCCGGGCGGCCGCAGCAGCCTCGCCCTCCTCGTGCACCGTCCGGACGGCACGCCGGCCGTGCTGAAGATCGCGCCGCCCGGTGCCGAGCCTTCGCTGGAGCGGGCCGCGCTCGCCCACTGGAACGGCTGGGGTGCGGTGGAGCTCCTGGCCCCCGAAGGCGGCGCGGCGGCGGGTGACAGCCTGCTGCTGGAGCGGCTGCACCACGAGGTGTCCCTGCGTTCGCTTCCGGAGGCCAAGGCCCTGCTGGAGGCCTCGGGCACGGTACGGCGGCTGTGGATCGACCCGCCGGCCGGGCACCCCTTCGAGACCGTCGCGGAGCGTACCGCCCGGCAGGCGGAGCCGATGCGGGCGGCCGCGGCGGCGGAACCGGAGCTCGCAGGGCTGGTCTCCGCGGCGCTGGCCGCCCGCGAGGAGCTGGTCGCGCACTCCCCCGAACTCCTTCTGCTGCACGGCAACTTCCGGCAGAGCAAGGTGCTGTCCGGTGAGCGTGCCCCGTGGCTCGCGGTGGGTCCCGAGCCGCTGGTGGGCGAGCGCGCCTACGACCTCGCGCGGTTGGTGCGCGACCGGGTCGAGGACCTGATCGCGTCGCCCGGCGGTGCGGTGACGGCACGCCGCCGGATCAAGAAGCTCGCGGAGTCGCTGGAGCTGGACCAGGCACGGCTGCACGGCTGGACGCTGTTCCGGGCCGTGGAGTCGGGCACCCGTGCGCTGACTGCGGGGCGTCGGCAGGACGGCGAGCTGACCCTGGAGTTCGCGGGCTGGCTGTAG
- a CDS encoding GNAT family N-acetyltransferase yields MAAAHPASPRGSGAPGIVVGPLDLAARVDEALAVQALAFGLSQDEIDVRRHIVLRHLDHPQARALGATTPDGRLVGFVYGLPNNRAHWWSTVVEPYLRATGSSEWLDDSFVITELHVHPEFQQRGLGRSLITTITDAVDLPRSILSAIDTESPARGLYRALGYQDLARHVLFPSAPKPYAVMGALLPLRRR; encoded by the coding sequence ATGGCAGCAGCACACCCCGCATCCCCCCGGGGCTCCGGGGCCCCCGGCATCGTGGTCGGACCGCTCGACCTCGCCGCACGTGTCGATGAGGCCCTGGCCGTGCAGGCGCTCGCCTTCGGGCTCTCCCAGGACGAGATCGACGTACGCCGCCACATCGTGCTCAGGCACCTCGACCACCCGCAGGCCCGCGCCCTCGGTGCCACGACCCCTGACGGGCGGCTCGTCGGATTCGTCTACGGCCTGCCGAACAACCGGGCCCACTGGTGGTCGACCGTCGTCGAGCCGTACCTGCGCGCCACTGGCTCCTCGGAATGGCTCGACGACTCCTTCGTGATCACCGAACTCCACGTCCACCCGGAGTTCCAGCAGCGCGGCCTCGGCCGCAGCCTGATCACCACCATCACGGACGCCGTCGACCTGCCCCGGTCCATCCTCTCGGCGATCGACACGGAGAGCCCCGCACGCGGCCTCTACCGCGCCCTCGGCTACCAGGACCTGGCCAGGCACGTGCTCTTCCCCAGCGCACCCAAGCCCTACGCGGTGATGGGCGCGCTCCTTCCACTGCGCCGCCGATAG
- a CDS encoding GNAT family N-acetyltransferase: MVRPPVLTQTTTRVLDPGELPAALAILESEPVDNAFVTSRVQVAGLDPWRLGGEMWGWYADGRLRSLCYSGANLVPICATPEAIRAFADRARRAGRRCSSIVGPAGPTTQLWRLLEPSWGPAREVRPNQPLMVTESPSAEVAPDPLVRRMHKEDIDVLMPACVAMFTEEVGISPLAGDGGLLYQARVAELITTGRSYARIDDGKVVFKAEIGAATSRACQIQGVWVAPEFRGRGLSETGMAAVLRYALADVAPVVSLYVNDYNTAARRAYSRVGFRETGAFMSVLF; encoded by the coding sequence ATGGTGAGGCCCCCAGTGTTGACGCAGACCACTACCCGGGTCCTCGACCCCGGCGAGCTCCCTGCCGCGCTCGCCATCCTCGAGAGCGAACCTGTCGACAACGCGTTCGTGACGTCCCGCGTCCAGGTCGCGGGACTCGACCCCTGGCGCCTCGGCGGCGAGATGTGGGGCTGGTACGCCGACGGCAGGCTGCGCTCGCTCTGCTACTCCGGCGCCAACCTGGTCCCCATCTGCGCGACCCCCGAGGCCATCAGGGCCTTCGCCGACCGCGCCCGGAGGGCCGGTCGCCGCTGCTCCTCGATCGTGGGCCCCGCCGGGCCCACCACCCAGCTGTGGCGCCTGCTGGAACCGAGCTGGGGTCCCGCCAGGGAAGTCCGGCCCAACCAGCCCCTCATGGTCACCGAGAGCCCGTCCGCCGAGGTGGCGCCGGACCCGCTCGTGCGCCGTATGCACAAGGAGGACATCGACGTCCTCATGCCGGCGTGCGTGGCGATGTTCACCGAGGAGGTCGGCATCTCCCCGCTGGCCGGTGACGGCGGGCTGCTCTACCAGGCACGCGTCGCCGAGCTGATCACCACCGGCCGCTCCTACGCCCGCATCGACGACGGCAAGGTCGTCTTCAAGGCGGAGATCGGCGCGGCCACCTCACGGGCCTGCCAGATCCAGGGCGTCTGGGTCGCCCCCGAATTCAGGGGCCGCGGTCTCTCCGAGACAGGCATGGCGGCCGTCCTGCGCTACGCGCTGGCCGATGTGGCACCGGTCGTCAGCCTGTACGTGAACGACTACAACACCGCCGCACGCAGGGCCTACAGCCGCGTCGGCTTCCGCGAGACCGGTGCGTTCATGAGCGTGCTGTTCTGA